A single Defluviitalea saccharophila DNA region contains:
- the fusA gene encoding elongation factor G has product MAGREFPLERTRNIGIMAHIDAGKTTLTERILFYTGRTHKLGESHEGTATMDWMEQEQERGITITSAATTCQWKNNRINIIDTPGHVDFTVEVERSLRVLDSAVGVFCAKGGVEPQSETVWRQADKYQVPRMAFVNKMDIMGADFYNAVEMMKDRLNANAVPIQLPIGKEETFRGIIDLMKMKAYIYNDDLGKDISEEEIPEDMKEQAEEYRMAMVEAIAETDEELMMLYLEGEELTEEQLKAALRKAVINVQIIPVLCGSAYKNKGVQRLLDAVVEYLPAPTDIPSIKGVIPGTEEEIERHSSDEEPFAALAFKIMSDPYVGKLAFFRVYSGTMNSGSYVLNSTKGKKERIGRILQMHANHREEIDKVYSGDIAAAVGLKFTTTGDTLCDEQHPVILESMVFPEPVISVAVEPKTKAGQEKMGIALAKLAEEDPTFRTYTDKETGQTIISGMGELHLEIIVDRLLREFKVEANVGEPQVAYKETIQNAADVEGKFVRQSGGRGQYGHCKVKFEPMDANAEKIYEFENKIVGGAIPKEYIPAVDNGIQEAMQSGILGGYPVLGIKATLYDGSYHEVDSSEMAFKIAGSMAFKEAMRKGNPVLLEPIEKVDVTVPEEYMGDVIGDLNSRRGRIEGMEARNGVQVIHGFVPLAEMFGYATDLRSKTQGRGVYSMEFHHYEPVPKSIQDKVVAGRSKTE; this is encoded by the coding sequence TTGGCAGGAAGAGAGTTCCCGCTTGAACGTACCAGAAATATTGGGATTATGGCTCATATTGATGCGGGAAAAACGACATTAACTGAGCGTATTTTATTTTATACCGGTCGTACCCATAAACTTGGTGAAAGCCATGAAGGTACAGCAACAATGGACTGGATGGAACAAGAACAAGAAAGAGGTATTACAATCACCTCTGCTGCAACAACTTGCCAATGGAAGAACAATCGTATCAACATTATTGATACACCAGGTCACGTTGACTTCACCGTTGAAGTTGAACGTTCTCTTCGTGTATTAGATAGTGCTGTTGGTGTGTTCTGTGCAAAAGGTGGCGTTGAGCCTCAATCAGAAACTGTATGGCGTCAGGCTGATAAATATCAAGTTCCACGTATGGCTTTCGTAAACAAGATGGATATTATGGGAGCTGACTTTTACAATGCAGTGGAAATGATGAAGGACAGATTGAATGCCAATGCAGTGCCAATTCAATTACCAATTGGTAAAGAAGAAACTTTTAGAGGAATCATCGACTTAATGAAAATGAAAGCCTACATCTATAATGATGATTTAGGAAAAGACATTTCAGAAGAAGAGATTCCTGAAGATATGAAAGAACAAGCTGAAGAATACAGAATGGCAATGGTAGAAGCAATTGCTGAAACCGATGAAGAATTGATGATGCTTTATCTTGAAGGAGAAGAATTAACTGAAGAACAGTTAAAAGCTGCTCTTAGAAAAGCTGTTATCAATGTACAAATCATTCCTGTACTTTGCGGTTCTGCATACAAGAATAAGGGAGTTCAAAGATTATTAGATGCTGTAGTAGAATACCTTCCTGCACCAACGGATATCCCTTCTATTAAAGGGGTAATTCCAGGTACAGAAGAAGAAATCGAAAGACATTCTTCTGACGAAGAACCTTTTGCTGCATTAGCATTTAAGATCATGAGTGACCCTTATGTTGGAAAACTTGCTTTCTTTAGAGTATATTCCGGTACAATGAACTCCGGTTCTTATGTACTTAACTCTACAAAAGGAAAGAAAGAAAGAATAGGTCGTATCTTACAGATGCATGCAAATCACCGTGAAGAAATTGATAAAGTATACTCTGGTGACATTGCGGCAGCAGTAGGATTAAAATTCACAACAACAGGAGATACACTTTGTGATGAACAACATCCTGTTATATTAGAATCTATGGTATTCCCTGAACCTGTTATCTCTGTTGCGGTTGAACCAAAAACAAAAGCAGGCCAGGAAAAGATGGGAATTGCCCTTGCAAAACTTGCAGAAGAAGACCCAACATTTAGAACCTATACTGATAAAGAAACAGGACAAACAATTATTTCAGGTATGGGAGAACTTCACCTTGAAATTATCGTTGACCGTTTGCTTCGTGAATTTAAAGTAGAAGCTAACGTTGGTGAACCACAAGTTGCTTATAAAGAAACCATTCAAAATGCAGCTGATGTTGAAGGAAAATTCGTTCGACAATCTGGTGGACGTGGACAATACGGACATTGTAAAGTTAAATTCGAGCCTATGGATGCGAATGCTGAAAAAATCTACGAATTTGAAAACAAGATTGTTGGAGGAGCTATTCCAAAAGAATATATCCCAGCGGTTGACAATGGTATTCAAGAAGCAATGCAAAGTGGTATCTTAGGTGGATATCCAGTACTTGGTATTAAGGCTACCTTATATGATGGATCTTACCATGAAGTTGACTCATCCGAAATGGCGTTTAAGATTGCTGGTTCTATGGCATTTAAAGAAGCTATGAGAAAAGGTAACCCAGTACTTCTTGAGCCAATTGAAAAAGTTGACGTTACTGTTCCTGAAGAATACATGGGAGACGTTATCGGTGACCTTAACTCTCGCCGTGGTAGAATCGAAGGAATGGAAGCAAGAAATGGCGTTCAGGTAATCCATGGATTTGTTCCATTGGCTGAAATGTTTGGATATGCAACTGACCTTCGTTCAAAGACTCAAGGACGTGGCGTATATTCTATGGAATTCCATCACTATGAGCCAGTACCAAAGAGTATCCAAGATAAAGTAGTAGCTGGCAGATCAAAGACTGAATAG
- the rpsG gene encoding 30S ribosomal protein S7, with amino-acid sequence MPRKGHVSKREVLPDPLYNSKIVTKLINNVMLDGKKGVAQKIVYDAFERIAEKTGKDALEAFEEALNNIMPVLEVKARRVGGATYQVPMEVRPDRRQTLGLRWLVLYARQRGEKTMMERLAGEIMDAINNTGGAVKKKDDTHKMAEANKAFAHYRW; translated from the coding sequence GTGCCACGTAAAGGACATGTTTCAAAAAGAGAAGTACTGCCTGATCCTTTGTACAATAGCAAGATTGTTACAAAGTTAATCAACAATGTAATGCTTGACGGGAAAAAGGGAGTTGCTCAAAAAATCGTATACGATGCATTCGAAAGAATCGCTGAAAAAACAGGTAAAGATGCTTTAGAAGCATTCGAAGAAGCACTTAACAACATTATGCCTGTTTTAGAAGTAAAAGCTCGTCGTGTAGGGGGAGCAACATACCAAGTACCTATGGAAGTAAGACCTGACAGAAGACAAACATTGGGCCTTCGTTGGTTAGTATTATATGCTAGACAACGTGGTGAGAAGACAATGATGGAGCGTCTTGCTGGAGAAATCATGGACGCTATTAACAATACAGGCGGAGCTGTTAAGAAAAAAGACGATACACACAAAATGGCAGAAGCCAACAAAGCATTTGCACACTACAGATGGTAA
- the rpsL gene encoding 30S ribosomal protein S12 yields the protein MPTFNQLVRKGRKTVEKKSTAPALQKGFNSLRKKATDLSAPQKRGVCTAVKTATPKKPNSALRKIARVRLTNQIEVTAYIPGEGHNLQEHSVVLIRGGRVKDLPGTRYHIIRGTLDTAGVANRKQARSKYGAKRPKK from the coding sequence ATGCCCACATTTAATCAGTTAGTACGTAAAGGAAGAAAGACTGTTGAGAAAAAATCAACTGCACCTGCTCTTCAAAAAGGATTCAACTCCTTAAGAAAGAAAGCAACTGATCTTTCTGCTCCACAAAAGAGAGGAGTTTGTACAGCTGTTAAAACAGCTACACCAAAGAAGCCTAACTCAGCGCTTCGTAAAATTGCAAGGGTGCGTCTTACTAACCAAATCGAAGTAACTGCGTATATCCCTGGAGAAGGACACAACCTTCAAGAGCATAGCGTTGTTCTTATCAGAGGCGGAAGAGTAAAAGACCTTCCTGGTACAAGATATCACATTATTCGTGGTACTTTAGACACAGCTGGAGTAGCAAACAGAAAACAAGCTCGTTCCAAATACGGAGCAAAGAGACCAAAAAAATAG
- a CDS encoding ribosomal L7Ae/L30e/S12e/Gadd45 family protein: MNRLKTHPKVVGAKQTAKVLMNDQAEVVYVAKDADERVVRRVLELAKERNVPIVMVETMAELGKACNVEVKTATAVLIK, translated from the coding sequence GTGAATAGACTAAAAACACATCCAAAAGTAGTAGGAGCAAAACAAACAGCTAAAGTATTGATGAATGATCAAGCGGAGGTTGTTTATGTTGCTAAAGATGCAGACGAGCGCGTAGTGCGCAGAGTTCTGGAGCTCGCAAAAGAGCGCAATGTACCGATTGTCATGGTGGAAACCATGGCAGAACTGGGTAAAGCATGCAATGTAGAAGTCAAAACTGCAACTGCAGTACTTATTAAGTAA
- the rpoC gene encoding DNA-directed RNA polymerase subunit beta' — translation MPITTNMEQSVLFDAMKISLASPDKIREWSKGEVKKPETINYRTLKPERDGLFCERIFGPSKDWECHCGKYKRIRYKGVVCDRCGVEVTKSKVRRERMGHIELAAPVSHIWYFKGIPSRMGLILDMSPRALEKVLYFASYIVLDAGDTGLQYKQLLTEKEYRDAVDKYGNGFRAGMGAEAIKELLINIDLEKESKELKKALQETTGQKRVRIIKRLEVIEAFRLSGNRPEWMILDVIPVLPPDLRPMIQLDGGRFATSDLNDLYRRVINRNNRLKRLLDLGAPNIIVRNEKRMLQEAVDALIDNGRRGRPVTGPGNRALKSLSDMLKGKQGRFRQNLLGKRVDYSGRSVIVVGPNLKIYQCGLPKEMAIELFKPFVMKKLVEDGLAHNIKSAKRMVERLQTEVWDVLEEVIKEHPVMLNRAPTLHRLGIQAFEPVLVEGRAIKLHPLVCTAYNADFDGDQMAVHVPLSVEAQAECRFLLLSPNNLLKPSDGAPVAVPSQDMVLGTYYLTIEKEGEKGEGKVFKDEQEAILAYENKTIGLHAKIKVRRVKEINGKMESRLIETTVGRIIFNEAIPQDIGFVDRTIPENQFKYEIDFLVDKKSLGKIINRCINKHGATKTAVVLDKIKELGFKFSTIGAITVSVSDMEIPEQKQQLLREAEQTVDNVTKLFRRGLMTNEERYLKVIAAWNKANDKITAALLDNLGKYNNIYMMVHSGARGSTNQIKQLAGMRGLMASASGRIIELPIKANFREGLTVLEYFISANGARKGLADTALRTADSGYLTRRLVDVSQDLIIREVDCVKDGEEVPGMWVKAFTDGNEVIESLQDRIRGRWSVEDIIHPETGKVIVKADTMISPDQAEEIVAAGITKVHIRTVLTCRSRIGVCSKCYGANMASGRLVRVGESVGIIAAQSIGEPGTQLTMRTFHTGGIAGDDITQGLPRVEELFEARKPKGLAIIAEFGGVVKINDTKKKREVVVTNNETGESKAYLIPYGSRIKVYDGTVVEAGDELTEGSVNPHDILKIKGLRGVQDYMLQEVQRVYRLQGVDINDKHIEVIVRQMLKKVKIEENGDTDLLPGSLVDRLEYEETNKQMREQGLREAEGKQVLLGITKASLATDSFLSAASFQETTRVLTEAAIKGKTDPLIGLKENVIIGKLIPAGTGMQRYRKIEVEKAE, via the coding sequence ATGCCTATAACAACAAATATGGAGCAATCCGTTTTATTTGATGCCATGAAAATATCCCTGGCTTCTCCCGATAAGATAAGAGAATGGTCCAAAGGAGAAGTAAAAAAACCTGAAACAATCAATTATCGTACATTAAAGCCCGAAAGAGACGGTTTGTTTTGTGAAAGAATTTTCGGGCCCAGCAAAGACTGGGAATGTCATTGTGGAAAATATAAACGTATCCGTTATAAAGGCGTTGTATGTGACCGCTGCGGCGTTGAAGTAACAAAATCTAAAGTTCGCAGAGAAAGAATGGGTCATATTGAATTAGCAGCACCGGTTTCTCATATTTGGTATTTTAAAGGTATTCCAAGCCGTATGGGATTGATTCTTGATATGTCCCCAAGAGCATTGGAGAAAGTGTTGTATTTTGCATCCTACATTGTACTGGATGCAGGAGATACCGGTTTACAATATAAACAACTTTTAACCGAAAAAGAATATAGAGATGCAGTAGATAAATATGGCAATGGCTTCCGTGCAGGTATGGGAGCAGAAGCCATAAAAGAATTACTAATTAATATCGACCTTGAAAAAGAATCCAAAGAATTAAAAAAGGCTCTCCAAGAAACAACTGGACAAAAAAGGGTTCGTATTATAAAAAGATTAGAAGTTATTGAAGCCTTTAGACTTTCAGGAAACAGACCGGAATGGATGATTCTTGATGTCATTCCGGTACTGCCTCCTGATCTTAGACCTATGATTCAGTTGGATGGAGGACGTTTTGCTACCTCTGACTTAAATGATTTATACAGAAGAGTAATCAACAGAAACAACCGCCTAAAGAGATTATTAGATTTAGGTGCTCCTAATATCATTGTTCGAAACGAAAAGCGTATGCTCCAGGAAGCAGTAGATGCTTTAATTGATAACGGCAGAAGGGGCCGCCCTGTAACTGGCCCTGGCAACAGAGCGTTAAAATCTCTATCTGACATGTTAAAAGGTAAGCAAGGACGTTTCCGTCAGAACTTACTTGGAAAACGTGTTGACTACTCAGGTCGTTCCGTTATCGTAGTAGGACCAAATCTAAAGATTTACCAATGCGGACTTCCTAAAGAAATGGCGATAGAATTATTTAAGCCTTTTGTAATGAAGAAACTTGTGGAAGACGGATTGGCTCACAATATTAAATCTGCAAAAAGAATGGTTGAAAGACTTCAAACAGAAGTATGGGATGTATTAGAAGAAGTTATTAAAGAACATCCTGTTATGCTAAACCGTGCTCCCACACTTCACCGTTTGGGAATTCAAGCCTTCGAGCCAGTATTGGTTGAAGGAAGAGCAATTAAGCTTCATCCATTGGTATGTACTGCGTACAATGCGGACTTTGACGGAGACCAAATGGCTGTTCACGTTCCATTATCAGTGGAAGCACAGGCAGAATGCAGATTCTTGCTTCTTTCTCCAAACAACCTGTTAAAACCTTCCGATGGTGCGCCTGTGGCAGTACCTTCTCAGGACATGGTTTTAGGAACATATTACTTAACCATTGAAAAAGAAGGGGAAAAGGGAGAAGGAAAGGTCTTTAAAGATGAACAAGAAGCTATATTAGCTTATGAAAACAAAACCATTGGTCTTCATGCAAAGATTAAAGTAAGAAGAGTCAAAGAAATCAATGGAAAAATGGAATCCAGACTTATCGAAACAACCGTTGGACGAATCATCTTTAATGAAGCAATTCCACAAGATATCGGATTTGTAGATCGAACGATTCCAGAAAACCAATTCAAATACGAAATAGACTTCTTAGTGGATAAGAAATCCTTAGGAAAAATTATTAACAGATGTATCAATAAACATGGAGCAACCAAAACAGCAGTTGTTTTAGATAAAATCAAAGAATTAGGTTTCAAATTCTCTACTATTGGAGCGATTACAGTTTCCGTTTCCGACATGGAAATTCCGGAACAAAAACAACAATTGTTAAGAGAAGCAGAGCAAACCGTAGACAATGTTACCAAGCTCTTTAGAAGAGGATTAATGACCAATGAAGAAAGATATCTTAAAGTTATTGCTGCATGGAATAAAGCAAACGATAAGATTACTGCGGCATTGCTTGATAATCTAGGAAAATACAATAACATCTACATGATGGTGCATTCCGGTGCCCGTGGTTCAACCAACCAGATTAAACAGTTAGCTGGTATGAGAGGACTTATGGCAAGTGCATCCGGTAGAATTATTGAGTTGCCTATTAAAGCGAACTTCCGTGAAGGTTTAACCGTTCTGGAATACTTTATCTCTGCTAACGGTGCGAGAAAAGGGCTTGCAGATACTGCGCTTCGTACAGCGGACTCAGGATACTTAACAAGACGTCTTGTTGACGTTTCACAGGACTTAATCATAAGAGAAGTAGACTGTGTAAAAGATGGCGAAGAAGTTCCAGGAATGTGGGTTAAGGCATTCACAGATGGAAATGAAGTCATCGAATCCTTACAAGATAGAATTCGCGGCAGATGGTCCGTTGAAGATATTATTCATCCTGAAACCGGTAAGGTAATCGTAAAAGCAGATACCATGATTTCACCTGACCAGGCTGAAGAAATTGTAGCAGCAGGAATTACTAAAGTTCATATAAGAACAGTATTAACTTGCCGCTCAAGAATTGGTGTTTGCTCAAAATGTTATGGTGCAAACATGGCATCTGGTCGTTTGGTAAGAGTAGGTGAATCCGTCGGAATCATAGCTGCTCAGTCCATCGGAGAGCCAGGTACACAGCTCACCATGCGTACATTCCATACCGGAGGTATTGCAGGAGACGACATCACACAAGGTCTTCCTCGTGTAGAAGAATTATTCGAAGCGAGAAAGCCAAAAGGACTTGCCATCATTGCAGAATTTGGCGGTGTCGTTAAAATTAATGATACCAAGAAGAAAAGAGAAGTTGTGGTTACAAACAATGAAACAGGAGAATCTAAAGCTTATCTCATCCCTTACGGATCCAGAATCAAAGTATATGATGGAACAGTTGTAGAAGCTGGGGACGAATTAACAGAAGGTAGTGTGAATCCTCATGATATCCTGAAAATCAAAGGCTTAAGAGGGGTTCAGGACTACATGCTCCAAGAAGTACAGAGAGTATATCGTCTTCAAGGGGTTGATATCAACGATAAGCACATCGAAGTTATTGTTCGACAAATGCTAAAGAAAGTAAAAATCGAAGAAAACGGAGATACAGATTTACTTCCAGGAAGCTTAGTGGATAGACTGGAATACGAAGAAACCAATAAGCAGATGAGAGAACAGGGACTTAGAGAAGCTGAAGGAAAACAAGTTTTACTTGGTATCACAAAAGCTTCCTTAGCAACAGATTCCTTCTTATCCGCAGCATCCTTCCAGGAAACCACAAGAGTATTAACAGAAGCAGCGATTAAAGGAAAGACAGATCCTTTAATTGGTCTAAAAGAAAATGTTATTATCGGTAAACTCATTCCGGCAGGTACTGGAATGCAAAGATATCGTAAAATAGAAGTAGAAAAAGCAGAATAA